In Bradyrhizobium sp. 200, the sequence CGTTCGGACAGTGATACGGACGTCTCGCTGGCGGCGTTGGCGTCCGATGCCGGCTTGTCGCGCTTCCACTTCTGTCGCGCCTTCAAGGAAAGCACCGGGTTGTCGCCGCATGCCTGGCTGCGCCAGCATCGGCTCGAGCAGGCCATGAAAATGCTGCGCGACACCGACGTGTCGGTCGTCTCGATCGCAGCCGCACTCGGCTATTCCTCCCAGACCGCCTTCGCTGCGGCGTTCAGGAAGCTGACCGGCGAGACCCCGAGCGATTGGCGCAGGCGCATGCGGTGATGTTTCGGCAAATGGTGGTCTCACCCATTTCAAATGCAGCATCGAAGAGGAGACACCAGATGAAGACATTTCTCAGCATCGGAGCGGGACCGGGAATGGGTTTCGCAACCGCCGAACGCTTTGCCAGGGAAGGTTTCCAGGTGGTCTTGGCCGCCCGGAGCCTCGTCAAGACGCAAGAGCTGGCCGAAAGGCTGATATCAAAGGGATACAAGGCCGATACTCGCAAGGTGGACTCGGGCGATCCGAAGAGCGTCGCGGAACTGGTCGCTGAAGTTCAGAAGCGGCACGGCTCAATCGACGTCTTGCACTACAACGCCGCATCCATGCGTAAGGCGACCCTCTTCGAACAGCCGCTTGACAGCTTCAACGACGATCTCGCCGTGAACATCGGAGGAGCGCTCGTCGCCGCTCAGGCGGTCGCCCCCGGGATGGAAGAGCAAAAGTCCGGTGCGTTCCTGTTGACGGGAGGTGGCTTCGCACTCGCTCCGCACCCGGACTATCTCTCGGTCAGCATCGGCAAGGCCGGCGTTCGCGCCTTGGCTCACGGCCTTTTCGAACCGTTCCGGGAAAAGGGAATTCACGTCGCGACAGTGACTGTCTCGACCTTTGTTTCCCCGGAATCGAAGGAGGCGTCAGCGGTGGCCGAACACTTCTGGCATCTGTACAGCCAGCCCAAGGACTCCTGGACCGTCGAAACGAATTACGCCCCTGCGGCACATGAAAATGCTGCGTGAGGCCGACGAGTCGATCGTCTCGATCGCAGCCGTGCTTGGCCTTTCCTCGCAGACCGCGTTCGCCGCGTTCAGGAAGTGACCCGACGAGAGCCCCGAGCGATTGCCGCAAGCGCATGCGTTAGCAGCAATCGCTCTACAGGTACGGCAATCGCTCTGGCGCAGCCGCAGCTCCGATCCGCTAGATCATCACGGTGCCCACATCCAACCGGATGGAGAAAAAAGATGATCCGCAAAAGCATCGTTAGTTCCCGTGTGATCGCACCGGATTCTTCGCGTTGGTCCGCAATGTCCGGTTTTGCCGGCAAGGCGGTTGAGACAGTCTCCGACTTCGCCAGCATCATTCACAACCTGGTTCTGGACGTACGCGATTGCTACCGGCCCGAGCTGCACTACATGCGTGGCCCCGGCCCGAAATGGCGCGCCAAGCATCAGCCCTGGCTGAAATTCGATTCTGCCACGAGCGATTGGCACAGGCGGATGCGTTAGCAGCAATCGCTCGACAGGTACGGCAATCGCTCTGGGGCAGAAGCAGCTTCCGTTCGCTAAATGATCTGCAGCGTGAAACCGATAACAGAAACAAGCTACAACAGGGACAAACAATGGCCTGGAAGAACCTCGGCACCCCCTTTGCAGTCGCATCGCGACGAAGGGTCGTTGCGTCTACGATCATCTACGGACTTTCGCTGGCTGTCCGCTTCACTTCGGCAGCGGGCGAGGAAGTGGAAATTCCGGCGCAGTCCGCGCAAAGGGCCCACCCCGTGATTTCCATCACGGCCGGTAACGGCGCCCAGCTCCCCTACCAGGACTGGCG encodes:
- a CDS encoding SDR family NAD(P)-dependent oxidoreductase — protein: MKTFLSIGAGPGMGFATAERFAREGFQVVLAARSLVKTQELAERLISKGYKADTRKVDSGDPKSVAELVAEVQKRHGSIDVLHYNAASMRKATLFEQPLDSFNDDLAVNIGGALVAAQAVAPGMEEQKSGAFLLTGGGFALAPHPDYLSVSIGKAGVRALAHGLFEPFREKGIHVATVTVSTFVSPESKEASAVAEHFWHLYSQPKDSWTVETNYAPAAHENAA